The segment GTGAGCAGGCAGTTGAGTCGTTCGTGATTCCGTGCGAACGCGACAGTTGATTGCGGCTACGCGAACGCTAGGACTCTAACGTACTCGTGGGGATTCTGGCTGTCGCCAAGCCAGAAGGACGGCCTTGGCTCGGGTGACCATGTCGCCCGGGCCAAGGTTTTTTGTTGCGCATGGACAGCAAAACGAATCAGCGCAGTAGCCCAGCCCGCATTGCTGCTATATTCGTCGCGACGACGGACACCCTGGATCTTTCGATCTGTTGTACCTTTTCAGGTCGCCGCAGCCCCCGCTGGTGTGTCAGGTGTCCTACGAAAAGGGGGACACGCTCAGCCGATGCTTTGCTAGACGGAGTCAACGTTCGATGGACGACGCCCAAGAGTTTCTCCAAACGTTGACCGCGGTTTTGTGCGTGGCGGCGGTGACAACCGTGCTGTTCCAGCGGCTCCGGCAGCCCGTCGTGCTCGGCTACTTGCTGGCGGGCATGGTCGTCGGTCCCCATATTCCCATTCCACTTGTGGCGGATAGCCACATTGTGGGGAAGTTAGCAGAATTGGGCGTCATTCTGCTGATGTTTTCGCTGGGCATCGAATTCAGCCTTACCAAGCTGGCCCGCGTCGGACCTACGGCCGGATTCGTTGGCATCGTCCAGTGCAGCCTGATGTTGTGGCTGGGCTATCTCATTGGCCAGGCCTTTGGCTGGTCGCGATTAGCTAGTCTGTATGCTGGCGCCGTTATCGCGATTTCCAGCACCACAATCATCGTGAAGGCCTTTCAAGAGCAACGGATCCGCGGCGATTTCACGCACGTTGTCTTCGGCGTGCTGATTGTCGAAGACCTGATCGCGATCGTGCTAATCGCCATCCTGACGGCGCTTTCGGCCGGCGAAAGTCTCGGGCCGATGGAACTCGCGCTGACGGGCGGACGCTTGGCATTATTCCTAGTTGTACTGACCGTCGTCGGTCTGCTCACGGTGCCGCGCGCTATGCGCGCCGTCCATAGCTTGGGTCGCAACGAGACCACGGTCGTGGCCACGGTCGGGCTAGCATTTGGTTTCGCATCTCTGGCGGCGCTGTTTGGTTACTCGGTCGCCTTGGGGGCGTTTATCGCCGGTGGACTGGTGGCGGAATCGGGAGTCGAACGAACCATCGAGCGCCTGGCACAGCCCGTCACAGATGTGTTCGCGGCGGTCTTCTTTGTCTCGGTCGGCATGTTGATTGATCCAGTCGATATTGCCGCCCACTGGGTAGCTGTATTGGTGTTTCTAGCGGCGGTCGTGGTAGGCAAAGTTTTGTCCGTGACGTTCAGCGCATTCTTAACCGGCCAGAGCATCCAATCCTCGGTGAAGTCCGGAATGAGTCTGGCGCAGATCGGCGAATTCTCGTTCATTATCGCCGGCATCGGCGTGACAACGAACGCGACTGAGGGCGTGCCGCTCTATTCCATCGCGGTGGCGGTCTCGGGACTGACAACCTTGTTGACGCCTTGGTTGATTCGCGCCGCCGAGCCCACGGCCGCGTTCGTCGATCGCAAATTGCCACGACGTATGCAAACTTTTGCGGCCTTGTATGGTTCCTGGTTCGAGCGGATGCGGACGACA is part of the Pirellulales bacterium genome and harbors:
- a CDS encoding cation:proton antiporter, whose translation is MDDAQEFLQTLTAVLCVAAVTTVLFQRLRQPVVLGYLLAGMVVGPHIPIPLVADSHIVGKLAELGVILLMFSLGIEFSLTKLARVGPTAGFVGIVQCSLMLWLGYLIGQAFGWSRLASLYAGAVIAISSTTIIVKAFQEQRIRGDFTHVVFGVLIVEDLIAIVLIAILTALSAGESLGPMELALTGGRLALFLVVLTVVGLLTVPRAMRAVHSLGRNETTVVATVGLAFGFASLAALFGYSVALGAFIAGGLVAESGVERTIERLAQPVTDVFAAVFFVSVGMLIDPVDIAAHWVAVLVFLAAVVVGKVLSVTFSAFLTGQSIQSSVKSGMSLAQIGEFSFIIAGIGVTTNATEGVPLYSIAVAVSGLTTLLTPWLIRAAEPTAAFVDRKLPRRMQTFAALYGSWFERMRTTSANKETSRVRRLGRWLAVDATLFTAIIITASIQSDDLRNLCEHHLNVPPRFSTLFVVVATAILSAPFGLGMIRMARVLGLELAIRAFPNARIDKTDL